GTGTGAAAAACACAGCCACTCGGTGGTGACAGTGGTGAGGGCAACTCCCCGCTCAAGGTCACTCGCTGTTGCCGGTTGGCACTGTTCAGATGCGGGGTCGAAGCCAGCAACGCCTGGGTATAGGGGTGGCGCGGGCGGGAGAAGATCTGCTCGGCGGTACCATATTCGGCAATCTTGCCCAGGTACATGACCATGACCTCGTCGGCAATATGCCGGACCACGGACAGATCATGAGAAATGAACAAGTAGGCCAGGTTCATTTCCTGCTGCAGGTCCATGAGCAGGTTGAGGACCTGGGCCTGGACCGAAACATCCAGGGCCGAGACCGGCTCATCGGCCACCACCAGCTTGGGTTCCAGCATCAGCGCCCGGGCAATGGCGATGCGTTGACGCTGACCGCCGGAAAACATATGCGGGTAGCGGTTGTAATACTCGGGGCGCAGTCCCACTTTGTCCATCATCGCCCGAACCCGCTCTTCCTGTTCGGCCTTGGGCAGGTCACGGTTGATAACCAGGGGTTCGGCAATGATAGTACCGATCTTTTTGCGCGGATTGAGGGACCCGAAGGGGTTCTGAAAAATCATCTGCACCCGCTGCCGGGCCGCTTTCAGTTCATGATCGGTCGCCTGGACCAGATCAAAGCCGTCAAATTCCAGCTCCCCCCCGGTGGGTCGTTCGATCATGGTAACCTGGCGGGCCAGGGTCGATTTACCACAGCCGGATTCGCCGACCACGGCAAGAGTTTTCCCGGGAGCGACCGTGAAACTGACTCCGTCGAGGGCCTTGACCACAGCTGCAGGTTGAAATAAACCCTGGGACACTTCGTAAAAACGGGTCAGGTTGCGGGCGGTAAGGATCGGTTGCACGGCACTCATGACTGGGGTTTTCCTTCTCTCTGCGGTTGTCCTTGTTCGTCCAGCGGGTAATGGCAACGAGCCTGACGGCCATCAGCCAGAGTCTCAAGCAGCGGAGCCTCACGCCCGCAGTAGTCGGTGGCAAACTTGCAACGCGGATTGAGCAGACAGCCGCTCGGCCGGTCAAACAGACCCGGCACCACGCCAGGGATGGTCTGCAAGCGCTCATGGCCGACCGAACGCTCCGGCAGGGCTTCGAGCAGAGCGGCCGTATAGGGATGGCGCGGATGATCAAAAATTGCCGGGACCGGCCCGGTCTCGACCACTTGCCCGGCGTACATGACGACGACCCGCTGGGCTGCCTCGGCAACCAGGGCCAGATCGTGAGTGATCAACATCAGTGCCATGTTGCGCTGGCGCTGCAGGTCGAGGAGCAGGTCGAGGATCTGCGCCTGAATGGTCACGTCGAGGGCGGTGGTCGGTTCATCGGCGATCAGCAGCTTGGGATTGCAGGCAATGGCCATGGCAATCATGACCCGCTGACTCA
This genomic window from Pelobacter seleniigenes DSM 18267 contains:
- the dppD gene encoding dipeptide ABC transporter ATP-binding protein; the encoded protein is MSLLEIKDLTVEFGSEARPFRAVDQVCLSIDKGEVVGVVGESGSGKSVTSKAIMGLIDWPGRVSASQLEFAGQDLLTLSDKQRRRITGRDVAMIFQEPMTSLNPCFTTGFQISEALKIHEGGSRAVRRARALELLEQVGIPDPKARLKAFPHQLSGGMSQRVMIAMAIACNPKLLIADEPTTALDVTIQAQILDLLLDLQRQRNMALMLITHDLALVAEAAQRVVVMYAGQVVETGPVPAIFDHPRHPYTAALLEALPERSVGHERLQTIPGVVPGLFDRPSGCLLNPRCKFATDYCGREAPLLETLADGRQARCHYPLDEQGQPQREGKPQS
- a CDS encoding peptide ABC transporter ATP-binding protein; the encoded protein is MSAVQPILTARNLTRFYEVSQGLFQPAAVVKALDGVSFTVAPGKTLAVVGESGCGKSTLARQVTMIERPTGGELEFDGFDLVQATDHELKAARQRVQMIFQNPFGSLNPRKKIGTIIAEPLVINRDLPKAEQEERVRAMMDKVGLRPEYYNRYPHMFSGGQRQRIAIARALMLEPKLVVADEPVSALDVSVQAQVLNLLMDLQQEMNLAYLFISHDLSVVRHIADEVMVMYLGKIAEYGTAEQIFSRPRHPYTQALLASTPHLNSANRQQRVTLSGELPSPLSPPSGCVFHTRCPFAKPRCAEQIPAAEEFDGRLTACLRAAEIAAEQD